Proteins from a genomic interval of Polaribacter sp. Q13:
- a CDS encoding MarC family protein: protein MDNLLTFAITVFTGFFAITNPISNMTVFVSLTRGLDKKTKRDINKRSNIIAFVIVTVFVLLGKYIFELFNISIPAFKITGGILIFYIGFEMLQSKKSDVKNIKNVDIDEDIAVSPLAIPILAGPGTIVTAMNFVANVQTIHIILVIAIFGSMSLITFYTFRLSDLIVKVVGNNVISVIGKIMGLIIAIIGTGMVITGIKITFHLMS, encoded by the coding sequence ATGGATAACTTATTAACCTTTGCAATCACTGTATTTACTGGCTTTTTCGCCATTACCAACCCAATTTCTAACATGACAGTTTTTGTGTCTTTAACACGAGGATTGGATAAAAAAACAAAAAGGGATATTAATAAACGAAGTAATATCATTGCTTTTGTTATTGTAACTGTTTTTGTGCTTTTAGGAAAGTATATTTTTGAATTGTTTAATATTAGTATTCCTGCATTTAAAATTACAGGAGGTATTTTAATATTTTACATTGGATTTGAAATGCTACAATCAAAAAAATCTGATGTAAAAAACATAAAAAATGTAGATATTGATGAAGATATTGCGGTGTCTCCATTAGCAATTCCTATTTTGGCTGGCCCAGGAACCATTGTAACTGCTATGAATTTTGTGGCGAATGTACAAACCATACACATTATTTTAGTAATTGCTATATTTGGTTCTATGAGTTTAATTACTTTTTATACTTTTAGATTGAGTGATTTAATAGTAAAAGTAGTGGGGAATAACGTAATTTCTGTTATTGGTAAAATAATGGGACTAATTATTGCCATTATTGGTACAGGTATGGTAATTACAGGTATTAAAATTACTTTTCATTTAATGTCTTAA
- a CDS encoding AraC family transcriptional regulator, producing MTSEIKKYSFKEGLSYEFERVNLAELYTKNFESLTVPHRADFYQIIWFKKGQPKHMIDFNHLDIKPNTILFVDKNSVQCFDPLVPIEGEVLLFTDNFFCKTEEDTQFLRSNMLFNDLHTISTIQVQDLKTIFHSFFQLIKKEEDTTLDYFHADILRNYLKNILLLSERARQNQNNITIDKGTDLECVIRFRDLLDVQFQYQKSVSKYALQLNVTQKRLSRATLKIMAITPKQMIDARILLEAKRLLVHNSASVKEIGYTLGFDEPTNFVKFFKKHQTITPKEFRIKF from the coding sequence GTGACATCAGAAATTAAAAAATACAGTTTTAAAGAAGGTTTATCTTATGAGTTTGAGCGTGTAAACTTAGCTGAATTATATACCAAAAATTTTGAAAGTTTAACGGTACCACATAGAGCAGATTTCTATCAGATTATATGGTTTAAAAAAGGACAACCAAAACATATGATAGATTTTAACCATCTAGACATTAAACCAAACACCATTTTATTTGTAGATAAAAATAGTGTTCAATGTTTTGATCCTTTAGTACCTATTGAAGGAGAGGTCTTGCTTTTTACTGATAATTTTTTCTGCAAAACAGAAGAAGATACTCAGTTTTTAAGAAGTAATATGCTTTTTAATGATTTACATACTATTTCTACCATTCAAGTTCAAGATTTGAAAACTATTTTTCACAGCTTTTTTCAACTTATAAAAAAAGAAGAAGACACAACTTTAGATTACTTTCATGCTGATATTCTTAGAAACTACCTTAAAAACATATTGTTATTGTCTGAAAGAGCAAGACAGAATCAAAATAATATAACAATTGATAAGGGAACAGATTTGGAATGTGTTATTAGGTTTAGAGACTTATTAGATGTTCAATTTCAATATCAGAAATCTGTAAGTAAATATGCGCTTCAATTAAATGTTACTCAAAAACGTTTAAGTAGGGCTACTTTAAAAATAATGGCAATTACACCAAAGCAAATGATAGACGCTAGAATATTATTAGAAGCTAAACGATTACTTGTGCATAACTCTGCTAGTGTAAAAGAAATAGGATATACACTTGGTTTTGATGAACCTACAAATTTTGTAAAGTTTTTTAAAAAACACCAAACCATTACACCAAAAGAGTTTAGAATTAAGTTTTAA
- a CDS encoding DEAD/DEAH box helicase: protein MPFKKLHVDIKEILESLEITAPTPFQSKSIPVIKSGANIYCTAPKDSGKTTTLVLTTLHKLKCQEVGSAPRALVLVENSEKAVALHDEFIKHSKYDALRVYACDERNHIELLKSEIFEGVDVLIATPKTMNKLLLLEGVNTTQLKIFNIDDAEFLVEKTAYAALMAITQSIHKCQYVIYSDKMHPILKRFESYFMQYAKIVSIK, encoded by the coding sequence ATGCCATTTAAAAAATTACATGTAGATATAAAAGAGATTTTAGAATCTCTAGAAATAACAGCGCCTACTCCTTTTCAGAGCAAAAGTATACCTGTTATTAAAAGTGGTGCCAATATTTATTGCACTGCTCCAAAAGATAGTGGAAAAACAACCACACTTGTGCTTACTACTTTACACAAATTAAAATGCCAAGAAGTTGGTAGTGCACCAAGAGCATTGGTTTTAGTAGAAAACTCTGAAAAAGCTGTAGCATTACATGACGAATTTATAAAACATAGTAAATATGATGCATTACGGGTTTATGCTTGTGATGAAAGAAACCACATTGAACTGTTAAAATCAGAAATATTTGAAGGTGTAGATGTTCTTATTGCAACGCCTAAAACCATGAATAAATTACTTTTATTAGAAGGTGTAAATACCACGCAATTAAAGATATTTAATATTGATGATGCTGAATTTTTGGTAGAAAAAACTGCGTATGCAGCATTAATGGCTATTACACAAAGTATTCATAAATGCCAATATGTAATTTATTCTGATAAAATGCACCCAATTTTAAAACGATTTGAGTCTTATTTTATGCAATATGCAAAAATAGTATCTATTAAATAA
- a CDS encoding thiamine phosphate synthase, which translates to MIPKLHYISQGSSPKEHLENIQKACSAGAELVQLRLNGISEKKYLKFALEAREITSHFQTRLILNNHYKIAKEVKADGVHLENIDFCATTALEHLFTWQIVGATANTLQDCKTLISKKVDYITLSPFRSSETKDNSLTVLGLNGFTVIVEALKTETPIIGAGLITTDDVTAILETGISGIAVSDEITRNFDSIKLFNKLLSASSIDEQRHTF; encoded by the coding sequence ATGATTCCTAAACTACATTACATCTCACAAGGAAGTTCACCAAAAGAGCATCTAGAAAATATACAAAAAGCGTGTTCAGCTGGAGCGGAATTAGTACAATTACGTTTGAATGGTATTTCAGAAAAAAAATATTTAAAATTTGCTTTAGAAGCGAGAGAAATTACGTCTCATTTTCAAACGAGGTTAATTTTAAACAATCATTATAAAATAGCAAAAGAAGTAAAAGCAGACGGTGTTCATTTAGAAAACATAGATTTCTGTGCAACAACAGCGCTAGAGCATTTATTTACTTGGCAAATTGTTGGTGCTACGGCAAATACATTGCAAGATTGTAAAACCCTAATTAGCAAAAAAGTAGATTATATCACTTTAAGTCCGTTTAGAAGCTCAGAAACCAAAGACAATTCACTTACCGTTTTAGGTTTAAATGGTTTTACTGTAATTGTAGAAGCCTTAAAAACCGAAACCCCAATTATTGGTGCAGGTTTAATTACCACAGACGATGTGACTGCTATTTTAGAAACTGGTATTTCGGGAATTGCGGTATCGGATGAAATTACTCGCAATTTTGATAGTATAAAACTATTTAATAAATTACTAAGCGCATCTTCTATAGACGAGCAGCGTCATACTTTTTAG
- a CDS encoding mechanosensitive ion channel family protein yields MNTEHLLYDYLVKTGISATLAAYINMAILLLAVLIIAFIIDFIVRKIIVQLFTQFALKSKTNFDDLLVKNKVPRNIAHIIPLIFALECTPFVFVDFQYIENIIQKSLEVFTIVLILWIVRSLLNALKDYLKTVPRLKDKPIDSYTQVFMIFAWTFGILSAFAIITGIEFIKFITTIGAASAVIILVFKDTILGFVASIQVSINDMVRIGDWITFEKYGADGDVVEINLSTVKVQNFDNTITTIPTYALISDSFKNWRGMTDSGGRRIKRSLNINLNSIHYLSDKEVNDLKKIQAITTYLETRQAEINGYNQKNNINKELPLNGRNLTNIGVFRKYIETYIENHSGTNKEMMIMVRQLAPGTQGIPLEIYAFSSDKRWKNYEYIMSDIFDHVIAAVPYFNLEIFELPSNSSFINKKK; encoded by the coding sequence ATGAATACGGAACATTTATTATATGATTATTTAGTAAAGACAGGGATTTCTGCAACATTGGCTGCCTATATAAATATGGCTATCTTACTTTTAGCAGTGCTAATTATTGCGTTTATCATTGATTTTATCGTTAGAAAAATTATTGTTCAATTATTTACACAATTTGCACTTAAAAGTAAAACTAATTTTGATGATTTATTAGTCAAAAATAAAGTCCCTCGTAATATTGCTCATATTATTCCATTAATTTTTGCTTTAGAATGTACGCCTTTTGTATTTGTAGATTTCCAATATATAGAAAATATAATTCAGAAAAGTTTAGAGGTTTTTACCATTGTTTTAATTCTTTGGATTGTAAGAAGCCTCTTAAATGCTCTTAAAGATTACTTAAAAACGGTACCTCGCTTAAAAGATAAACCTATAGATAGTTATACTCAGGTATTTATGATTTTTGCTTGGACATTCGGAATTCTATCTGCTTTTGCCATTATTACAGGTATAGAATTTATCAAATTCATTACCACTATTGGAGCTGCTTCTGCCGTTATTATTTTGGTTTTTAAAGACACCATTTTAGGTTTTGTAGCTAGTATACAAGTCTCTATAAATGATATGGTAAGAATTGGAGATTGGATTACTTTTGAAAAATATGGTGCAGATGGTGACGTCGTTGAAATTAATCTATCTACTGTAAAAGTTCAAAATTTTGATAATACCATTACTACAATTCCTACCTATGCCCTAATTTCTGATTCTTTTAAAAACTGGAGAGGAATGACAGATTCTGGTGGTAGACGTATCAAAAGATCTTTAAACATCAACTTAAATAGCATTCATTATTTATCTGATAAGGAAGTAAATGATCTTAAAAAAATTCAAGCAATTACCACTTATTTAGAAACTCGTCAGGCAGAAATTAATGGCTATAACCAGAAAAATAATATCAATAAAGAATTACCTTTAAATGGCAGAAACCTTACCAATATAGGTGTTTTTAGAAAGTATATAGAAACCTATATAGAAAATCATTCTGGTACCAATAAAGAAATGATGATTATGGTACGTCAATTAGCACCTGGTACTCAAGGAATCCCTTTAGAAATTTATGCTTTTAGTAGCGACAAACGTTGGAAAAATTACGAATACATTATGTCTGATATCTTTGACCATGTTATCGCTGCCGTTCCCTATTTTAATTTAGAAATTTTTGAATTACCGAGTAATTCTAGTTTTATCAATAAAAAAAAATAG
- a CDS encoding DUF6515 family protein, with protein sequence MKTFIKSFVLPSLFIVAFATQVSAQSRRTTTTTTTTKTKKAPVKKTTKATTRRVASTKVTYKKPSKKVVSVRNVPNRTVVKYNNQNYYYANNKYYTQSRGRYIVIAPKIGFRINILPTNYRRVRHNNYNYYNVNGTFYIQTNNQYEVVEPEVGTIVYELPNDYEKVVIDGQTYYEYANILYEKVQVDGTRAYEVVGIIDVQ encoded by the coding sequence ATGAAAACATTTATAAAATCATTCGTTTTACCATCTTTGTTTATCGTTGCTTTTGCAACACAAGTTTCTGCACAATCTCGTAGAACAACTACGACAACAACTACGACAAAAACTAAAAAGGCACCTGTTAAAAAAACCACTAAAGCAACAACTAGGAGAGTAGCAAGCACAAAGGTTACTTATAAAAAACCTTCTAAAAAAGTAGTTTCCGTAAGAAATGTACCCAACAGAACTGTGGTTAAGTATAATAATCAAAATTACTATTATGCTAACAATAAATACTATACGCAGTCTAGAGGTAGATATATTGTGATTGCTCCAAAAATAGGATTTAGAATAAATATTTTGCCTACTAATTATAGAAGAGTTCGTCATAATAATTACAATTATTATAATGTTAATGGAACCTTTTATATTCAAACCAATAATCAATACGAAGTGGTAGAGCCAGAAGTGGGTACTATTGTTTACGAGTTACCAAATGATTATGAAAAAGTAGTAATAGACGGACAAACGTATTATGAATATGCAAATATTCTATATGAAAAAGTACAAGTAGATGGTACAAGAGCTTATGAAGTAGTGGGTATTATTGATGTACAATAA
- a CDS encoding LytTR family DNA-binding domain-containing protein, translating into MSNIKITCVIVDDEPMALNLVESYVEKTPFLVLKKKCSSAIEAMEFVKNEPVDLLFLDIQMPDLTGIEFSRMLPKETRVIFTTAFDQYALEGFKVEALDYLLKPFDYAEFLAAANKANTWFELVKGKKQPIVSEEKEFLFVKSEYKQLRIKLADVLYFEGLKDYIKIWLKDNPKAILTLMSLKTLEAELPETQFMRVHRSFIVSLKNIDVIERSQIVINKQRITVSENYKPKFLDFVNNNSLNN; encoded by the coding sequence ATGAGCAATATAAAAATTACCTGTGTTATTGTAGATGATGAGCCGATGGCGCTTAATTTGGTTGAAAGTTATGTAGAAAAAACACCTTTTTTAGTTTTAAAAAAGAAATGTAGCAGTGCTATTGAGGCGATGGAATTTGTGAAAAATGAGCCCGTAGATTTACTTTTTTTAGACATACAAATGCCCGATTTAACAGGTATTGAGTTTTCTAGAATGTTGCCTAAAGAAACGCGTGTTATTTTTACCACTGCGTTTGATCAATATGCGTTAGAAGGTTTTAAAGTAGAAGCGTTAGATTACCTTTTAAAACCTTTTGATTATGCAGAATTTTTAGCTGCTGCAAACAAAGCAAATACGTGGTTTGAGTTGGTGAAAGGAAAAAAACAGCCTATAGTTTCTGAGGAAAAAGAGTTTCTTTTTGTAAAATCGGAATACAAACAATTACGTATTAAATTGGCGGATGTCTTGTATTTTGAAGGATTAAAGGATTACATTAAAATTTGGTTAAAAGACAATCCGAAGGCTATTTTAACACTAATGAGCTTAAAAACTTTGGAAGCAGAATTGCCTGAAACTCAGTTTATGCGTGTGCATCGATCTTTTATTGTATCCTTAAAAAATATTGATGTTATAGAACGCAGTCAGATTGTAATTAATAAACAACGGATTACAGTTTCAGAAAATTATAAGCCTAAATTCTTGGACTTTGTCAATAATAATTCCTTGAATAATTAA
- a CDS encoding sensor histidine kinase, whose translation MHKNKKITLFSHVLVWLVLFSMPYLLSYGQEQDLNRIIAHFWVPITFYAIIFYVNYFILIDKYLFSNKTVQFVLINVLIIALSITFKETIEDFLFGESLKRSAKMEGVGPPIKMFIYIQMLSYMAPLLFSIAIKTTKRWVQTEAARKEAANFKLKSELQHLHYQLQPHFFFNSLNNIYALVDISPDQAKTSIHSLSKLMRYMLYETNVELISLSKEIDFMKKYIDLMKLRVSDKTIVNYHFPSEETGIKVAPLLFISLIENAFKHGVSASKPSTIEISISTQEKTVLFTIENDDFPKKSDDKSGSGIGLVNIEKRLALLYPNKNSFKTFVKDNRFVAQLEIETN comes from the coding sequence ATGCACAAAAATAAAAAAATAACACTCTTTTCTCATGTACTTGTATGGTTGGTACTTTTTAGTATGCCTTACTTGTTATCTTATGGTCAGGAGCAAGATTTGAATAGAATAATAGCACATTTTTGGGTTCCCATAACGTTCTATGCAATTATATTTTATGTCAATTATTTTATACTCATTGACAAATACTTATTTTCTAATAAAACAGTTCAGTTTGTACTTATAAATGTATTAATTATTGCGTTGAGTATTACATTTAAAGAAACCATAGAAGATTTTTTATTTGGCGAATCTTTAAAAAGATCAGCTAAAATGGAGGGAGTAGGGCCACCTATTAAAATGTTTATTTATATACAAATGCTATCATATATGGCACCTTTGTTATTTTCAATAGCCATAAAAACCACCAAAAGATGGGTACAAACAGAAGCAGCACGTAAAGAAGCGGCTAATTTTAAATTAAAATCAGAATTGCAACATTTGCATTATCAGTTGCAGCCACATTTCTTTTTTAACTCGTTAAATAATATTTATGCCTTGGTAGATATTTCTCCGGATCAAGCAAAAACCTCGATACACAGTTTAAGTAAATTGATGAGGTATATGTTATACGAAACCAATGTAGAATTGATATCTTTATCTAAAGAAATTGATTTTATGAAAAAGTATATCGATTTAATGAAATTACGTGTTTCCGATAAAACCATTGTAAATTATCATTTTCCGTCTGAAGAAACAGGAATTAAAGTTGCCCCTTTATTATTTATTTCGTTAATTGAAAATGCTTTTAAGCATGGTGTTTCGGCAAGTAAACCAAGTACCATTGAAATTAGTATAAGTACACAAGAAAAAACAGTCTTATTTACGATCGAAAATGATGATTTTCCTAAAAAATCGGATGATAAAAGTGGTTCTGGAATTGGACTTGTAAATATTGAAAAACGATTGGCATTATTATATCCGAATAAAAATAGTTTTAAAACGTTTGTAAAAGACAATCGTTTTGTAGCACAATTAGAAATTGAAACCAACTAA
- a CDS encoding helix-turn-helix domain-containing protein, with protein sequence MRPFYRRYLIDDNSKILHQMDKSIAEVTYALGFNEVANFNQFFKRNLGVTATQFRNKEH encoded by the coding sequence ATCAGACCATTTTATCGACGCTACCTAATAGATGATAATAGTAAAATACTACACCAAATGGATAAATCGATAGCAGAAGTTACCTATGCTTTAGGTTTTAATGAAGTTGCTAATTTTAATCAGTTTTTTAAACGAAACTTAGGTGTTACAGCTACTCAATTTAGAAATAAAGAGCATTAA
- a CDS encoding MFS transporter, producing the protein MSKNLSNSVLYLMSIAAGLVVANLYYNQPLLHQMTLEFGVSESAISKVPLATQLGYAFGLLFIIPLGDKVSNKKILQFDFALMILSLIAASISTSLSLLIISSFFIGFSSALPQLFVPMVAQLSDDKGRGRAIGIVMSGLLIGILGSRVISGVIGKWYGWRFMFSAATVLMVLLFILLQYKLPKIKPNYKGSYGSLLKSIGHYFKTEPSLRLAALRGGLGFAGLSVFWTTFVFLMEDHFNYESDIAGAFGIFGIVGALGATVVGKISHRYKQKRLIIFSSILLMVSWLIFLFSGYSLIGLALGVIIVDLGMQVLHITNQVTIFSKNPEARNRVNTVYMVGFFIGGAIGTFLGAFAWEHYGWKGVSVLGLFISISILIVQFIFEPKKQM; encoded by the coding sequence ATGAGTAAAAATTTATCAAATTCAGTATTATACTTAATGAGTATAGCTGCTGGACTTGTTGTAGCAAACCTCTATTACAACCAACCTCTTTTACACCAAATGACTTTAGAGTTTGGTGTTAGCGAATCTGCGATTAGCAAAGTTCCGTTAGCTACACAACTCGGATATGCTTTTGGCTTATTGTTTATCATTCCTTTGGGTGATAAAGTTTCTAATAAAAAAATATTACAGTTCGATTTTGCTTTAATGATACTGTCACTTATTGCTGCATCAATATCAACCTCTTTATCTCTTCTTATTATAAGTAGTTTTTTTATTGGTTTTTCATCAGCATTACCACAATTATTTGTCCCTATGGTTGCGCAATTATCAGACGATAAAGGCAGAGGACGTGCCATTGGTATTGTAATGAGCGGATTGTTAATTGGTATTCTAGGAAGTCGTGTTATAAGTGGTGTTATCGGAAAATGGTATGGATGGCGATTTATGTTTTCTGCCGCAACAGTACTCATGGTGTTGCTCTTTATTTTACTTCAATATAAATTGCCAAAAATAAAACCAAATTACAAAGGAAGTTATGGAAGTCTGTTAAAATCTATAGGACATTATTTTAAAACAGAACCTTCGTTACGATTGGCTGCTTTACGCGGTGGACTTGGTTTTGCGGGCTTAAGTGTTTTTTGGACCACCTTTGTTTTTCTAATGGAAGACCATTTTAATTACGAAAGTGATATTGCCGGAGCCTTTGGCATCTTTGGTATTGTAGGAGCACTTGGAGCTACCGTTGTAGGCAAAATAAGTCATAGATATAAACAAAAACGGCTTATTATCTTCTCTTCGATATTATTAATGGTTTCCTGGTTAATTTTCCTTTTTTCTGGATATTCACTAATCGGTTTAGCGTTGGGAGTAATTATAGTAGATTTAGGAATGCAAGTATTACATATTACCAATCAAGTTACTATTTTTTCAAAGAATCCAGAAGCTAGAAATCGTGTGAATACAGTTTATATGGTCGGCTTTTTTATTGGTGGTGCAATCGGTACATTTTTAGGAGCTTTTGCTTGGGAACATTACGGTTGGAAAGGGGTTTCTGTTTTAGGATTATTCATATCAATATCCATTTTAATTGTTCAATTTATTTTTGAACCTAAAAAACAGATGTAG
- a CDS encoding carboxypeptidase-like regulatory domain-containing protein: MKSFIQHTFSMLFLLFSSSAILSQDKNIQITGQLIEEATSQAIPYATVVLHDKTTKKIIAGTTSDDSGKFSISTSNSNFYLEVSFMGFETKNIQTFNISNNKADLGKIILVPDNQKLDEVVITGEVSKTVFKLDKRVFNVGADISSTGASALEVLNNVPSVNVNIEGEISLRGSSGVQILINGKPSVLADESSNALGTITADMIESIEIITNPSAKYEASGTAGILNIILKKEEKRGWNGSVSVNTGIPDNHSVGLSLNRRTESFNLFAQLGAGYRSLPKDSEAINRDLVNDEVIFSNGTEYRDETFYNLTLGTDYHINDLNVLTLSANVAYEIEEQPSETIFSSFDANDALISSWLRNEVTDATNPKYKYELNYKKQFENNEDHTLLFSALGSFFGKDQSSQFTNTTISGDDNDSDQKTATNFQQADYTFKADYTNPISDSYTIETGAQYVIGYTHLDLGVCKKIFKGKAIVNLGVRDLFVSRISEQLVSQETFETYSFAQRGRFITLGISYGFGKGEAMTYSGGRRR, encoded by the coding sequence ATGAAATCCTTTATTCAACATACATTTTCCATGCTGTTTCTTTTATTTTCTAGTAGTGCTATTTTGTCACAAGACAAAAACATTCAAATTACTGGACAATTAATTGAAGAAGCTACTTCACAAGCAATTCCGTATGCAACGGTAGTGCTTCATGATAAAACAACTAAGAAAATTATAGCAGGTACAACCTCTGATGATTCAGGGAAATTTAGTATTTCTACCTCCAATTCCAATTTTTATTTAGAAGTAAGTTTTATGGGGTTTGAAACAAAAAATATTCAAACTTTTAATATCAGTAATAATAAGGCTGATTTAGGAAAAATTATACTCGTTCCAGACAATCAAAAATTAGATGAGGTTGTAATTACAGGAGAAGTTTCTAAAACCGTTTTTAAATTAGATAAACGTGTTTTTAATGTTGGTGCTGATATTAGTAGTACCGGTGCAAGTGCTTTAGAAGTACTAAATAATGTGCCTTCTGTAAATGTAAATATTGAAGGTGAAATTAGCCTTAGAGGAAGTTCTGGAGTACAAATATTAATCAACGGAAAACCTTCTGTTTTAGCTGATGAATCTAGCAATGCATTGGGTACAATTACTGCTGATATGATTGAGAGTATCGAGATCATTACAAACCCTTCGGCTAAATATGAAGCTTCTGGAACTGCCGGAATTTTAAACATCATTCTTAAAAAAGAAGAAAAAAGAGGTTGGAATGGTTCTGTTTCGGTAAACACCGGAATTCCAGATAATCATAGTGTTGGTTTAAGTTTGAATAGAAGAACGGAAAGTTTTAATTTATTTGCGCAATTAGGAGCTGGTTACAGGTCTTTACCAAAAGATTCTGAAGCTATTAATAGAGACTTAGTTAATGATGAGGTTATTTTTAGTAACGGAACAGAATACAGAGACGAAACGTTTTACAACCTTACTTTAGGTACCGATTATCATATTAACGACTTAAATGTGCTTACCTTATCTGCCAATGTAGCCTATGAAATTGAGGAACAACCTTCTGAAACAATTTTCAGCTCTTTTGATGCTAATGATGCTCTAATTTCTAGTTGGTTAAGAAATGAGGTTACAGATGCTACAAACCCTAAATACAAGTATGAATTGAATTATAAGAAGCAGTTTGAAAATAATGAAGATCATACTTTATTGTTTAGTGCTTTGGGTAGTTTTTTCGGGAAAGACCAATCTTCTCAATTTACAAATACTACTATTTCTGGTGATGATAATGATAGCGACCAAAAAACAGCCACCAATTTTCAACAAGCAGATTATACTTTTAAAGCCGATTATACAAACCCAATTTCTGATAGTTATACCATAGAAACGGGTGCACAATATGTAATTGGATATACACATTTAGATTTAGGTGTTTGTAAAAAAATATTTAAAGGAAAAGCCATTGTAAATTTAGGAGTTAGAGATTTGTTTGTATCTAGAATTTCGGAACAATTGGTATCACAAGAAACTTTTGAAACTTATAGTTTTGCACAACGTGGTCGCTTTATTACTTTAGGTATTAGCTATGGATTTGGTAAAGGTGAAGCGATGACGTATTCTGGAGGAAGAAGAAGGTAA